One genomic segment of Rhizobium gallicum bv. gallicum R602sp includes these proteins:
- a CDS encoding ankyrin repeat domain-containing protein: protein MRVVGTSALGVLLGISLAWGGALHDAARGGNREHAGQLIDQGANIAEPDAAGEPPLLIAALAGNKDVVALLLEKGADIEIRNKGGLTALHAAAYGGHLDVVELLVSKGALINDEKNFYQMSPLHAAAEEGHADIVAFLVAHKANIEAKERNGYTPLTQAGWRSHWDAADLLLKAGAVCQQADLVGEWLYGECTKRK, encoded by the coding sequence ATGAGGGTTGTCGGAACATCTGCGTTGGGTGTCTTGCTTGGGATCTCGCTCGCCTGGGGTGGTGCTCTGCACGATGCGGCAAGGGGCGGCAATCGCGAACATGCCGGCCAGCTTATCGATCAGGGCGCGAATATCGCCGAGCCGGACGCCGCAGGAGAGCCGCCTTTACTGATCGCGGCGCTTGCCGGAAACAAGGATGTCGTCGCACTCCTTCTCGAAAAAGGCGCCGATATCGAGATCAGAAACAAGGGCGGCCTGACGGCGTTGCACGCGGCAGCCTATGGCGGGCACCTCGATGTCGTTGAGCTGCTCGTATCGAAGGGTGCGCTGATCAATGATGAAAAGAACTTCTACCAAATGTCGCCGCTTCATGCTGCGGCCGAAGAAGGTCATGCCGATATCGTCGCCTTCCTCGTCGCGCACAAGGCAAACATAGAGGCGAAGGAACGCAACGGCTACACGCCGTTGACGCAGGCCGGATGGCGATCCCACTGGGATGCCGCAGACCTGCTGTTGAAAGCGGGCGCTGTTTGCCAGCAGGCCGACCTGGTCGGCGAGTGGCTGTATGGCGAGTGCACGAAGCGGAAATAG
- a CDS encoding Do family serine endopeptidase — MFTTPSLKTMLKASTVAGLAAAVFATGVPLEITRSYAEAVNVQAPSVPSFANVVDAVSPAVVSVRVESRINPASDSTDGFAFDFNGRGFDDLPDDHPLKRFFRQFGEQGPNGPQGGPNRRFGPPDGKGRLRPVAQGSGFFISEDGYVVTNNHVVSDGSAFVAVMTDGTELDAKLIGRDPRTDLAVLKVDGKGRKFTYVNWADDNNVRVGDWVVAVGNPFGLGGTVTAGIISARGRDIGSGPYDDYLQVDAAVNRGNSGGPTFNLSGQVVGINTAIFSPSGGSVGIAFAIPASTAKDVVADLMKDGTVSRGYLGVQIQPVTKDIADSLGLSEANGALVVSAQDGTPGQKAGMKAGDVVTAVNGETVKDARDLSRRIGAMQPGSKVEVSVWRDSKAQSLTVELGTLPIDQKDASNDDNGGPAPQPEAPASEKALADLGLTVGPSDDGKGLTITGIDADSDAADKGIKQGEKITSVNNQQVSNADDVVKVLNQAKKDGRTRALFQIQSQEGSRFVALPINGQG, encoded by the coding sequence ATGTTTACGACTCCCTCCCTCAAAACGATGCTGAAGGCGTCCACTGTCGCAGGTCTCGCTGCCGCCGTGTTTGCAACCGGTGTGCCGCTTGAGATCACGCGCTCGTACGCCGAAGCTGTCAATGTTCAAGCTCCGTCGGTCCCGAGCTTTGCGAATGTCGTCGACGCCGTTTCCCCGGCCGTCGTTTCCGTTCGCGTCGAATCCCGCATCAATCCGGCCTCCGACAGCACCGACGGCTTCGCGTTCGATTTCAACGGCCGCGGTTTCGACGATCTTCCCGACGACCACCCGCTGAAGCGCTTCTTCAGGCAGTTCGGCGAACAAGGCCCGAACGGTCCTCAGGGCGGTCCGAACAGAAGGTTTGGCCCGCCGGATGGCAAGGGCCGCCTGCGCCCAGTCGCGCAGGGCTCCGGCTTCTTCATTTCCGAAGACGGCTATGTCGTCACCAACAATCACGTCGTTTCCGACGGCTCGGCCTTTGTTGCCGTCATGACCGACGGGACCGAGTTAGACGCCAAGCTGATCGGGAGGGATCCGCGCACGGACCTCGCGGTGCTCAAGGTTGACGGAAAAGGCCGCAAGTTCACCTATGTAAACTGGGCTGACGACAACAATGTCCGCGTCGGTGACTGGGTCGTGGCGGTCGGCAATCCGTTCGGTCTCGGCGGCACGGTAACGGCAGGCATCATTTCGGCCCGTGGCCGCGATATCGGCTCCGGTCCTTATGACGACTACCTGCAGGTGGACGCAGCCGTGAACCGCGGTAACTCCGGTGGTCCGACCTTCAACCTCAGCGGCCAGGTGGTCGGCATCAACACCGCGATCTTCTCGCCGTCGGGCGGCAGCGTCGGCATCGCCTTCGCGATCCCGGCTTCGACCGCCAAGGACGTCGTTGCCGACCTGATGAAGGACGGTACGGTTTCGCGCGGCTATCTCGGCGTACAGATCCAGCCGGTTACCAAGGACATCGCCGATTCGCTCGGCCTATCGGAAGCAAACGGCGCGCTGGTCGTCTCGGCTCAGGATGGAACGCCGGGCCAGAAGGCCGGCATGAAGGCAGGCGACGTCGTCACTGCCGTCAACGGCGAAACGGTCAAGGATGCCCGCGATCTCAGCCGCCGCATCGGCGCCATGCAGCCTGGCAGCAAGGTCGAAGTGTCGGTCTGGCGCGACAGCAAGGCTCAATCCCTCACTGTTGAACTCGGCACCTTGCCGATCGACCAGAAGGACGCCTCCAACGACGACAATGGTGGTCCGGCACCGCAGCCTGAGGCACCGGCATCCGAAAAGGCGCTTGCCGATCTCGGCTTGACGGTCGGCCCCTCCGATGACGGCAAGGGCTTGACGATCACCGGCATCGACGCGGATTCGGATGCTGCCGACAAGGGCATCAAGCAAGGCGAAAAGATCACCTCGGTGAACAACCAGCAGGTCTCCAACGCCGATGATGTCGTCAAGGTTTTGAACCAGGCGAAGAAGGACGGCCGCACCCGGGCCCTCTTCCAGATCCAGTCCCAGGAAGGTAGCCGCTTCGTTGCGCTGCCGATCAACGGCCAAGGCTGA
- a CDS encoding response regulator transcription factor, with protein sequence MKILIIEDDLETAAYLTKAFREAGIIADHASDGESGLFMGSENSYDVIVIDRMLPRRDGLSVISELRRKGVHTPLLILSALGQVDDRVTGLRAGGDDYLPKPYAFSELLARVEVLGRRKGTPEQDVVYRVGDLELDRLSHEVRRGGKEIPLQPREFRLLEYLMKNAGQVVTRTMLLEHVWDYHFDPQTNVIDVHVSRLRSKIEKDFSRPLLKTIRGAGYMIKDEG encoded by the coding sequence ATGAAGATTCTCATCATCGAAGACGATCTCGAAACCGCGGCCTACCTCACAAAGGCCTTTCGCGAGGCAGGCATCATCGCCGATCATGCAAGCGACGGCGAAAGCGGGCTCTTCATGGGGTCCGAAAACAGCTACGACGTGATCGTCATTGACCGCATGCTGCCGCGCCGCGACGGGCTCTCCGTCATCAGCGAGCTGCGGCGCAAGGGCGTCCATACGCCGCTTCTCATTCTTTCCGCCCTGGGGCAGGTCGATGACCGCGTGACCGGCCTTCGCGCCGGCGGCGACGACTACCTGCCGAAGCCCTACGCGTTCAGCGAGCTTCTCGCCCGTGTCGAAGTGCTCGGCCGTCGCAAAGGCACGCCGGAGCAGGACGTGGTCTACCGCGTCGGCGACCTCGAACTCGATCGGCTTTCCCATGAAGTCCGGCGCGGCGGCAAGGAAATTCCGCTCCAGCCGCGCGAATTCCGCCTTCTCGAATACCTGATGAAGAATGCCGGGCAGGTCGTCACGCGCACCATGCTGCTCGAGCATGTCTGGGATTACCATTTCGATCCGCAGACGAACGTCATCGACGTGCATGTCTCGCGCCTGCGCTCGAAGATCGAGAAGGACTTCAGCCGGCCGCTGCTGAAGACGATCCGCGGTGCGGGATACATGATCAAGGACGAGGGATGA
- a CDS encoding sensor histidine kinase, with protein sequence MSRFWFLFKSTAVRLSALYILLFSICAATLVFYVTAMSQRLLSGQIREAVQQEVDVVRRAYDLGGMNALLRAMERRTRQPGANLYVIAGPSGDILAGNVASVQPGVFEETGWTSVPFFYQRYADSGVDRRHMAIANIFVLDNGLRILVGRDLGEPERFRVLVRQALMIALAIMGLGAIIIWFGIGRNALKRIDRMSAASKKIMAGDLSQRLPVGGSGDEFDRLSVSLNTMLERIEKLNEGLRQVSDNIAHDLKTPLTRLRNKAADAIDTANEDQRRLALDGIISESDQLIRTFDALLMISRVEAGSVAAEMSPIELSTIVADSAELYEPVADEAGLLLTSSIEPGISIQGNRELIGQAIFNLIDNAIKYSGDGTGGEISLKLLRRPDGICLSVADHGPGIPADKREDVVKRFVRLDESRSKPGTGLGLSLVEAVMELHGGTLELSDTDPEKEDSRGLTVSVIFPVKPA encoded by the coding sequence ATGAGCCGTTTTTGGTTTCTCTTCAAGTCCACCGCAGTCCGTCTTTCGGCCCTTTATATCCTGCTTTTTTCAATCTGCGCCGCAACGCTCGTCTTCTACGTGACGGCGATGTCGCAGCGGCTGCTCAGCGGGCAGATCCGCGAGGCCGTCCAGCAAGAAGTCGATGTGGTCAGGCGTGCGTATGATCTGGGGGGCATGAACGCGCTGCTGCGCGCGATGGAGCGCCGCACGCGTCAGCCGGGCGCAAATCTCTATGTCATCGCCGGCCCGTCGGGCGATATCCTTGCGGGCAACGTCGCCTCGGTGCAGCCGGGCGTCTTTGAGGAAACCGGTTGGACCTCCGTTCCCTTCTTCTATCAACGCTACGCCGATAGCGGGGTCGACCGCCGCCACATGGCGATCGCCAATATCTTCGTGCTCGACAACGGCCTGCGCATTCTCGTCGGCCGCGATCTCGGCGAGCCCGAGCGCTTCCGCGTGCTGGTGCGCCAGGCGCTGATGATCGCGCTTGCGATCATGGGCCTCGGCGCCATCATCATCTGGTTCGGTATCGGCCGCAACGCGCTGAAGCGGATCGATCGCATGTCCGCCGCAAGCAAGAAGATCATGGCGGGCGACCTCTCGCAGCGCCTGCCGGTCGGCGGCTCGGGCGACGAATTCGACCGCCTGTCGGTTTCGCTGAACACGATGCTGGAGCGCATCGAAAAGCTGAACGAGGGCCTGCGGCAAGTTTCCGACAACATTGCCCACGACCTCAAGACGCCGCTGACGCGACTGCGCAACAAGGCCGCTGATGCGATTGACACGGCCAATGAGGATCAGCGCCGCCTGGCTCTGGACGGGATCATCTCGGAATCCGATCAACTGATCCGAACCTTCGATGCGCTTTTGATGATCTCGCGGGTGGAAGCGGGTTCTGTCGCCGCGGAGATGTCGCCAATCGAGCTTTCGACGATTGTTGCCGACAGCGCCGAACTTTACGAGCCCGTTGCGGATGAGGCCGGACTTTTGCTGACATCCAGCATCGAACCCGGCATATCCATCCAAGGCAACCGCGAACTGATCGGCCAGGCGATCTTCAATCTGATCGACAACGCGATCAAATATTCCGGGGATGGCACGGGCGGTGAAATCAGCCTGAAGCTGTTGCGCCGGCCTGACGGCATTTGCCTTTCGGTCGCCGACCACGGGCCGGGCATCCCCGCCGACAAGCGCGAGGATGTCGTCAAGCGCTTCGTGCGGCTTGACGAGAGCCGGTCGAAGCCCGGCACGGGGCTTGGCCTTTCGCTCGTCGAGGCAGTGATGGAACTGCATGGCGGCACGCTGGAGCTTTCCGATACAGATCCGGAAAAAGAAGACAGTCGTGGCCTTACCGTCAGCGTGATTTTCCCCGTCAAGCCGGCTTAG
- a CDS encoding bifunctional [glutamine synthetase] adenylyltransferase/[glutamine synthetase]-adenylyl-L-tyrosine phosphorylase encodes MLTNSTHSLKNVGGGLLRPLNQSELKLALADLQDIGRHEPAVAALLKAGGPLSDFIAAVLTLSPYLREIANIDNAVLAAAISSPVEPQIEVLIAEARDCWKPEDGISPAESAVMSRLRTIKRKVAFLVALADLAGLFDGRQTTAWLSALAEASVKAAIDHLLLSAHEAGKLQLRDAENPSEGSGLVVLGMGKLGASELNYSSDIDLVVFFDEHAGIVPDPDDAIDIFPRMMRRLVRILQERTADGYVFRTDLRLRPDPGSTPLAIPVDAAMIYYEGRGQNWERAAFIKARPVAGDMKAGEGFVRGLAPFVFRKYLDYAAIADIHSIKRQIHAHKGHGAIAVKGHNVKLGRGGIREIEFFVQTQQLIAGGRMPALRSRGTEQTLAELTKAKWIDAETRDELTEAYWFLRDVEHRIQMVRDEQTHLLPETEADLKRIAFMMGFTDTPSFAERLVEVLRTVERRYARLFEQETRLSTDTGNLVFTGQADDPDTLETLKKLGFKRTSDISRIIRTWHYGRYRATQSVEARERLTELAPELLRVFGESKRADEALLRFDSFISGLPAGIQLFSLLGSNPALLSLIVNIMSSAPKLAEVIAAKPHVFDGMLDPGLMAELPTRDYLGERLKASLAQAGHYEEVLDRLRIFAAEQRFLIGIRLLTGAINGLMAARAFTHLADLAIEAALDAVRQEMRAAHGDFPGGKVAIAGMGKLGSFELTAGSDIDLILLYDYDDAACESDGGKPLDAVRYFTRMTQRLIAAFSAPTAEGVLYEVDMRLRPSGNKGPVATRIRSFEKYQRDEAWTWEHMALSRARLICGDQSLMSEAERIIREVLSKRRDAAKVSRDVAEMRELIDKEKAPDGIWDLKLIPGGVIDIEFIAQYLALISPVRSVTAKIGGMNTGEALKTLGAKLLPAADLDLCLEAFTLYTELSQLIRLCIDGPFDPAEAPSGLTELVCRAGDCPDVKTLEGEIKRLSKAVRKIFQATVNS; translated from the coding sequence ATGCTGACGAATTCGACACACAGCCTGAAGAACGTGGGTGGCGGTTTATTGCGACCGCTGAACCAATCCGAGCTCAAGCTGGCGCTCGCCGACCTGCAGGATATCGGCAGGCACGAACCGGCCGTCGCGGCACTGCTGAAGGCAGGTGGTCCGCTATCCGACTTCATCGCTGCGGTACTGACGCTTTCGCCCTATCTTCGCGAGATTGCCAATATAGACAATGCGGTTCTCGCTGCTGCGATTTCATCGCCTGTCGAGCCGCAGATCGAAGTGCTGATTGCTGAGGCGCGCGACTGCTGGAAGCCCGAAGACGGGATTTCGCCTGCCGAATCTGCCGTCATGAGCCGGTTGCGGACCATCAAGCGGAAAGTGGCATTTCTTGTCGCTCTCGCCGATCTCGCCGGGCTCTTCGACGGGCGGCAGACGACGGCCTGGCTGAGTGCCCTGGCCGAAGCCTCGGTCAAAGCCGCGATCGATCATCTTTTGCTGTCTGCCCATGAGGCCGGCAAACTGCAATTGAGGGACGCCGAAAATCCGAGCGAAGGTTCCGGTCTGGTCGTGCTCGGTATGGGAAAGCTCGGCGCATCGGAACTGAACTATTCGTCCGATATCGATCTTGTGGTTTTCTTCGACGAGCATGCCGGCATCGTGCCTGATCCGGATGATGCGATCGACATCTTTCCGCGGATGATGCGGCGGCTGGTGCGAATCCTTCAGGAGCGCACGGCCGACGGATATGTCTTCCGTACCGATCTGCGCCTGCGTCCCGATCCCGGTTCGACACCGCTTGCGATCCCGGTCGATGCCGCGATGATCTACTATGAAGGGCGCGGCCAGAATTGGGAGAGGGCAGCCTTCATCAAGGCGCGGCCCGTTGCCGGGGATATGAAGGCGGGAGAGGGGTTCGTGCGCGGGCTTGCGCCCTTCGTCTTCCGCAAGTATCTGGACTATGCGGCGATCGCAGACATTCATTCGATCAAGCGGCAGATCCACGCGCACAAGGGCCACGGCGCAATTGCGGTCAAGGGGCACAATGTCAAGCTCGGCCGCGGCGGCATCCGCGAGATCGAATTTTTCGTGCAGACGCAACAGCTGATTGCCGGCGGGCGCATGCCGGCGCTGCGCAGCCGCGGCACGGAGCAGACGCTTGCCGAACTGACCAAGGCGAAATGGATCGATGCGGAAACCCGCGACGAACTGACGGAGGCCTACTGGTTTCTCCGTGATGTGGAACACCGCATCCAGATGGTGCGCGACGAGCAGACGCATTTGCTGCCGGAAACAGAGGCCGATCTGAAGCGCATCGCCTTCATGATGGGCTTTACGGATACGCCGAGTTTTGCTGAGCGGTTGGTGGAGGTGCTGCGCACCGTGGAGCGGCGCTATGCGCGGCTCTTCGAGCAGGAGACCAGGCTGTCGACCGATACCGGAAATCTGGTGTTCACAGGCCAGGCCGACGATCCGGATACGCTGGAGACGCTGAAGAAGCTCGGCTTCAAGCGCACGTCCGATATTTCCCGCATTATCCGCACTTGGCATTACGGCCGCTATCGCGCGACACAATCCGTCGAAGCGCGGGAGCGGCTGACGGAGCTCGCGCCGGAGCTGCTTCGCGTCTTCGGCGAAAGCAAGCGGGCTGACGAGGCGCTGCTGCGCTTCGACAGCTTCATTTCCGGCCTGCCGGCCGGTATTCAGCTTTTCTCCTTGCTCGGCAGCAATCCGGCGCTGCTTTCGCTGATCGTCAACATCATGTCCTCGGCGCCAAAGCTTGCCGAGGTGATCGCCGCCAAGCCGCACGTCTTCGACGGCATGCTCGATCCGGGACTGATGGCGGAGCTGCCGACGCGTGACTATCTCGGCGAACGTTTGAAGGCATCGCTGGCGCAGGCGGGCCACTACGAGGAGGTGCTGGACCGGCTGCGCATCTTTGCCGCCGAGCAGCGCTTCCTGATCGGCATCCGGCTCTTGACCGGCGCGATCAACGGGCTGATGGCAGCTCGCGCCTTCACCCATCTGGCCGACCTTGCGATTGAAGCCGCGCTCGATGCGGTCAGGCAGGAAATGCGGGCGGCACACGGCGATTTTCCCGGCGGCAAGGTCGCCATTGCCGGCATGGGCAAGCTTGGCAGCTTCGAGCTGACGGCGGGCTCCGACATCGATCTCATCCTGCTCTACGACTATGACGATGCCGCTTGCGAATCCGACGGCGGGAAGCCATTGGATGCCGTGCGTTACTTTACACGCATGACGCAGCGGCTGATCGCGGCGTTCTCGGCGCCGACCGCCGAAGGCGTCCTCTACGAAGTTGACATGCGGCTTCGCCCCTCGGGAAACAAGGGCCCGGTCGCCACGCGCATCAGGTCTTTCGAGAAATACCAGCGCGACGAGGCTTGGACATGGGAGCATATGGCGCTTAGCCGCGCCCGTTTGATCTGTGGTGATCAGAGCCTGATGAGCGAGGCGGAACGGATCATCCGCGAGGTTCTCTCAAAGAGACGCGATGCCGCAAAGGTGAGCCGCGACGTCGCTGAGATGCGCGAACTGATCGACAAGGAGAAAGCGCCGGACGGCATCTGGGATCTGAAACTTATTCCGGGCGGCGTCATCGATATCGAATTCATTGCGCAATATCTGGCGCTGATTTCGCCGGTGAGGAGCGTAACGGCGAAGATCGGCGGGATGAATACCGGTGAGGCGCTGAAGACGCTCGGGGCGAAGCTTCTGCCGGCGGCCGACCTCGACCTCTGCCTGGAGGCGTTCACCCTCTATACGGAGCTGTCGCAGCTGATCCGGCTTTGCATCGACGGGCCTTTCGATCCCGCCGAGGCGCCGTCCGGGCTGACGGAGCTGGTGTGCAGGGCAGGGGACTGCCCGGACGTCAAGACGCTTGAAGGCGAGATCAAACGGCTTTCGAAGGCTGTTCGGAAGATATTCCAGGCGACGGTGAATTCCTAA
- a CDS encoding PAS domain-containing sensor histidine kinase: MMNVRRATAAGGRLRVDFEGLRAWHGNASNRTAAISKPIASRLPHTEIILKRAIPALIVAFLAVVACSHLFGMMSEYTRMGAAARHATALSAATAAAVFAGSSDLFDNGRAAEAQAKLAKFLPQDRLGSGSFILLVQTSGKVFAASTAGLAYVGSNAGDFFPEVSAIRRFGDRAGVIETTISGNPHYAEITLVGSTGGYIIAATSLDEIGRLWREELTLNVTLFAGISSILLVILYAYYMQVKRARDADEIFVESNQRVETALSRGRCGLWDFDFDSREFFWSRSMYGMLGLPASDKSLSFGDAARLMHPEDGGLHEIARSVAKGSSGQVDQIFRMRHAGGHYVWMRARAQMIRSNSGRVHMIGIAMDVTEQHRLAQRYAEADQRLADAIECTSEAFVLWDKNDRLVMCNVHFQQAYGLPDSVLVPGTERSVVNAAAARPVIERRMANADGAGHSRTTEVQLADERWLQINERRTRDGGMVSVGTDITLLKRNQERLRESERRLIATIGDLKASRQTLESQKAALSVANANYQAEKERAEAANKAKSEFLANMSHELRTPLNAILGFSEILQNQMFGPLGSLKYDEYARDIHDSGKHLLNVINDILDMSKIEAGHMKLHREKIDLAPLIEESLRFTAIPAAQKNIVIEQRVCDGMTLTADRRAMKQILLNLLSNAVKFTNDGGRIALRTRRDAAGVIVTIADTGIGIPHEALTKIGQPFEQVQSQYAKSKGGSGLGLAISRSLTALHDGKMRIRSREAIGTVVSFRIPDGAR, from the coding sequence ATGATGAACGTGCGGCGGGCAACTGCGGCCGGAGGGCGGCTGCGTGTTGATTTTGAAGGGCTTCGTGCCTGGCACGGCAATGCCTCCAACCGCACCGCGGCGATCTCCAAGCCGATAGCAAGCCGCCTTCCGCACACCGAAATCATCCTAAAGCGCGCCATCCCGGCACTGATCGTGGCATTCCTTGCCGTCGTCGCATGCTCGCATCTTTTCGGGATGATGTCGGAATATACTCGCATGGGCGCAGCCGCCCGGCATGCGACCGCACTTTCGGCCGCGACCGCCGCGGCCGTATTTGCCGGTTCCAGCGATCTCTTCGACAACGGCAGAGCCGCCGAAGCCCAAGCGAAACTTGCGAAATTCCTGCCACAGGACCGTCTCGGCAGCGGCTCCTTCATCCTGCTCGTGCAGACGAGCGGCAAAGTCTTCGCCGCATCCACCGCGGGCCTTGCCTATGTCGGATCGAATGCCGGCGATTTCTTTCCCGAGGTTTCCGCCATCCGCCGCTTCGGGGATCGGGCCGGCGTCATTGAAACGACGATCAGCGGCAATCCGCACTACGCCGAAATCACCCTCGTCGGCAGCACCGGCGGCTATATCATCGCAGCAACCTCGCTGGACGAGATCGGCAGGCTCTGGCGCGAAGAGCTGACACTCAACGTGACGCTGTTTGCCGGCATTTCGTCGATCTTGCTGGTGATCCTTTACGCCTACTACATGCAGGTCAAGCGCGCCCGGGACGCCGACGAGATCTTCGTCGAATCGAACCAGCGCGTCGAGACAGCACTTTCGCGCGGCCGCTGCGGGCTTTGGGATTTCGATTTCGACAGCCGCGAATTCTTCTGGTCGCGTTCGATGTACGGCATGCTCGGCCTGCCGGCTTCCGACAAATCGCTTTCCTTCGGCGACGCGGCGCGGCTGATGCATCCGGAAGACGGCGGGCTGCACGAAATCGCACGCTCTGTCGCCAAGGGCAGTTCCGGCCAGGTCGACCAGATCTTCCGCATGCGCCATGCCGGCGGCCACTATGTGTGGATGCGCGCCCGCGCCCAGATGATCCGCAGCAATTCCGGCCGCGTCCACATGATCGGCATCGCGATGGACGTGACCGAGCAGCATCGCCTCGCGCAGCGCTACGCCGAGGCCGACCAGCGCCTTGCGGACGCGATCGAATGCACGTCGGAAGCCTTCGTTCTCTGGGACAAGAATGACCGCCTGGTGATGTGCAACGTCCACTTCCAGCAGGCCTACGGGCTCCCGGACAGCGTCCTCGTTCCAGGCACCGAGCGCAGCGTGGTCAACGCTGCAGCCGCCCGGCCGGTCATCGAGCGCCGCATGGCCAACGCCGATGGCGCCGGCCATTCGCGCACGACCGAGGTCCAGCTTGCCGATGAGCGCTGGCTGCAGATCAACGAACGCCGCACCCGCGACGGCGGCATGGTTTCGGTCGGCACCGACATTACGCTTTTGAAGCGCAACCAGGAGCGCCTGCGCGAATCCGAGCGGCGTCTCATCGCGACCATCGGCGACCTCAAGGCATCGCGTCAGACGCTCGAAAGTCAGAAAGCTGCTCTTTCGGTCGCAAACGCCAACTACCAGGCCGAGAAGGAACGCGCGGAAGCGGCGAACAAGGCGAAGTCGGAATTCCTTGCCAACATGTCGCATGAGCTGCGCACGCCGCTCAACGCCATCCTCGGCTTCTCCGAAATTCTGCAGAACCAGATGTTCGGCCCGCTCGGTTCGCTGAAATACGACGAATATGCCCGCGACATCCATGACAGCGGCAAGCACCTGCTCAACGTCATCAACGATATCCTGGATATGTCGAAGATCGAGGCAGGGCACATGAAACTGCACCGCGAGAAGATCGATCTTGCGCCGCTGATCGAGGAAAGCCTGCGCTTCACCGCCATTCCGGCCGCCCAGAAGAACATCGTCATCGAGCAGCGCGTTTGTGATGGCATGACGCTGACGGCAGACCGCCGCGCCATGAAGCAGATCCTCCTCAACCTTCTCTCCAATGCGGTGAAGTTCACCAACGACGGCGGCCGTATCGCGCTCCGCACCCGCCGCGATGCGGCGGGCGTCATCGTCACGATCGCCGATACCGGGATTGGCATCCCGCACGAAGCGCTCACGAAGATTGGCCAACCTTTCGAGCAGGTTCAGAGTCAATATGCCAAGAGCAAGGGCGGTTCCGGTCTCGGCCTCGCCATCTCCCGCTCGCTGACGGCACTTCACGACGGCAAGATGCGCATCCGTTCGCGTGAGGCGATCGGCACCGTCGTCTCGTTCCGCATTCCGGACGGAGCGCGTTAG